DNA from Frateuria edaphi:
CGCCATCTTCTGCGTGCCGCTCAGCCACTGGTCGAGCCTGGCGGGAGTCCAGGTGCCACCGAGTTTCTTCAAGGCCGGCGAGTAGTCGTATCCCGGGACACTGGCCACCACCCTGCCGACCACGTTGCGATGGCGCGGGCCGATGCGGTCGGTGTCGACCGAGTGGCAACCGCCGCACGTGTTGACGTACAGCGTCTGCCCGGCAGCGACATCGTCCGGCGGCGTCTGCGCCCGAGCGGCCACGGCCAGCAAACCGGCAAACAGCAGGCCACCCAGTCGGATCGAAGCGCGGAACAGCGTCATGCCCTGCCCGCTCAGCCGAATACGTAAGCCGAGGTGGGGATCGGCGTTCCTGCTGCGTTGTTGAGCGTGGTCCAATGAATGGCCTCGTCGGCGGAAATCGAGGCGAACAGCTTCGCGAGGCCAGGATCCTTGAGTGCCTGGATCTGGCCGATGTACGCGCTGGCTGCACCGCGCTCGAGCATGGTTGCCAGCGCGACGACATCACCCTCGGACTTGAGCGATCCAAGCTTGAGCTCGGCGATGTACTGGGAGTCCGTCTTGGGCTCGACGGGCTTGCCACCGGCCGTTGCGACGAGTCTCGCCAACGAATCGCGATGCGCCTGGTGGTGGCCCATGAAGACGAGCGCGAGCTTGAGCGTTCCAGGGGAAAGCAACCCGCTTTTGCCCGCGATGCGGTAGGCGGCGATCCCTTCATGCTCGAGCGCCAGTGCGGTCTGGATGACCCCGACGTCGCCCGGACGAACCGTCGTGGCCGCCACTGCCTTGCCGGTGAAAAGCCCCGCGGTAGCGACGCCGAGCGTCGCGACGCCTGCCTGGGTCAGGAAGTTCCGCCGGCCACCCTTCAACTGATTCATGCGCTTGCCCTCCTCGCGTTTTCGATCTCGAACCTGCCACGCGTGACGCTCATCGAGCACCACTGGTTATCGAGGAACGTCGACAGTGTGAGCGCGCCGGATGGCCGGTTGCCAGCGTTCCTGGACGTCCCGGCGCAATCTCGGACGGGCAGGCACGGCAATTGGACGAAGCCGCACGCGCATGCGGCGAAGCCGGGTTGTCTGGCCTCTGGCGCCGCGACAGACTAGCCAGGTCGAAGATCCCTGCCCGCTCGATGAACGCCGGACGTGCGCCATCCATGCGCAGCACTCCGCTTCGAGCGCGCAACATTCCGTTCGCGCACCGCAAACCCGACGATCGCTCCAGGCTCCTTCCCCGGGAAGCATCTGCGACGATGGCGTGGCTGCACGCCCGGGCTACCCAACCCCTGCAACATTCCCCAATAGAGAACGGCCGAGGAGGCAATGCTCATGAAGGCGATAGTGGTGACGGACCAGGCCGCCGGAACGGCGGGGATGACACTCGTGGAGCGGCCGGAACCGCAGCCGGCGATCAACGACGTGGTCGTCGAGGTTCACGCCTCGGGATTCGTCCCGACCGAGTTGGCGTGGCCCTCGACATGGACCGATCGCCACGGCCGGGGGCGGACACCGTCGATCCCAGGGCACGAGCTGGCCGGCGTGGTCACGGCCCTGGGTTATGGCACCACCGGCCTGTCGGTGGGACAGCGCGTCTTCGGACTCGCAGACTGGTATCGCGACGGCACCCTGGCCGAGTACGTCGCCATGGAAGCACGCAACCTTGCGCCACTGCCGGGCGATGTCGACTTCACGTTGGGCGCGAGTCTGCCGATCTCGGGCCTGACCGCGTGGCAGGGACTGTTCCAGCACGGCCGCCTCCAGGCGGGCCAGAGCGTTCTTGTACACGGTGCGGCCGGCGCCGTCGGGTCGATGGTGGCGCAACTCGCGCGGGAGGCCGGCGCCTACGTCATCGGCACCGGGCGCGCCGCCGACCGCCAGACGGCGCTCGACTTCGGCGCGAAGGAATTCGTCGATCTCGAAAACGACAAGCTCGAAGACGTCGGCAAGGTCGACCTGGTGTTCGATCTCATCGGCGGCGACATCGGGAAGCGATCCGCGGGCCTGGTTCGCGCGGGCGGAACACTGGTCTCGATCGTCGGACCGGTGGAAGCCATGCCCAGCGAGGGCCTGGCCATCGACTTCGTCGTCGAGTCCGATCGCTCCCAGCTGATCGAAATCGTCCAGCGGGTGCGGAGCGGACGGCTGCGGACGAACATCGGTACCGTCTCGACCCTCGGCAACGCCGTCTCTGCCTTCAACCCGACCGTGCGACACACGGGGAAGACGATCATCCGCATGCGCCCGTGAGGGCGCCGAACGTTCCTGGCGAGAGATCGCGGGATGACGTCCGTCGCGTCCGGGAGCATCCTGCTCGAGCGCGGCGGAGGGTGGCCGGGCCAGCCTCATCTGTACCGGTCCAGCCCCGCTCGATGAGCACCCATGCGTCGAGCGCGTCGAAGCAGCACCTCGACGACGGCGCGGTCCAACGCCCGGCTCGCCCTGCCCGCGCGTCGGCTGCGGGCTAAACCCGAAAGGGTCCGATCAATCCAAACGCACGATTGCGCTCTTATGAGAAGCACCGATTTCGACAAATTGTTCAGGCGCGATCCGGCCGCGTCGCTTCCGCCGTACCCGCCCGCATCGTTGGCGGAACGGCTCCTCGATTCGATGGATGTGCGCATCGAGGCCTTCGCCATATGCCGGATCGCGCGGGATGCGGCGCTCGTCATCCCGGCGATTTCCGACCTGAAGATCATGTATGTGCTCAAGGGCACGTTGCACCTGTCCGTCGACGGCAGCGAACCCCTGGTATCGCCACCGGGGAGCATCGTCCTGCTGCCCAAGAACCTGTCGCGCACGCTGACAGGCAAGGAACCGGTCATCCGCACGTACAGCGCCCAGGAGACCATCCGCATGGGGATCCACAACCTCATGTATCTGGATGCCTTCGCCGGCGACGAGTACGAGATCCGCGTGTTGTGCGGTCGGATCCAGATCGGCTTCGCCAACGGTTTCGACGCGTTCGACGGGCTGGTCCGCCCCATCAGCGCCAGGCCGGACAACGACGTGTTCATCAGGAGCGCGTTCGAAACCATGCTCGACGAGAGCAGGTTCCGCACCGCCGGCTCCCAGACGCTCGCCAACACCCTGATGAAGGCCTGCCTGGTCGAGCTGCTGCGGCACGATCTGGATCAACTGCACCGCCCGGGCAGCTCGCCGGCGATCCTCGTCAAGCCCGGCGTCGGCCGGGCGGTCATCGCGATCTTCTCGCAGCCGGCGGCGATGCACACGGTGGCATCGCTGGCGAAGGCCGCCTGCATGAGCCGATCCGCGTTCGCCAAGGCATTCGTTGAAACCACCGGCACGACACCGATCGAGTTCGTGACGCGCGCTCGCCTTGCCAAGGCACGCGACCTGATCGCCACCACCGAGGCTTCCATCGCATCGATCACAACGGCCGTGGGCTTTGCCAGCCGCAGCCATTTCAGTTCGCGATTCCGGCAGCGCTATGGCGTGGACCCCACGGCATACCGCCGGCGAACCCGGCAGGAAGCGGCGCCGATGCCCGATGGCGATCCCGCGACGCTCGCGACCGGCGATCAGCCATGACCACGTCCGGGCACGCGACCGGGCATCTGTCTCACAAACCATCGAGGTCGTCCGCATGACTAGGCATCCCGTGATCATCGAAGACACCGGGCTGGGACTGTTCCAGGTAGAAGTACGCGCGCAGGGGGCCTCATTTCTTTCCGACGAGCCGATCGCGTCGGGTGGCATGGCTTCCGGCCCGGGACCGTTCGATCTGCTCGGCGCCGCACTTGGAGCGTGCACGGTCATGACCATCAAGCTCTACGCCCGGCGGAAGTCGATCGGCGTGTCACACGTGCAGGTCATGGTCACGCACCATCGCGACGGTGCCTCGCAACGCGACGTGTTCGAGCGCTCGATTTTCATCGACGGAGCGATAACCGAGGACCAGAGGAAACTACTGCTGATCGCGGCGGATCGCTGCCCGGTGAGCCGGACGCTGTGCAAGGGCTCGGACATTGTCACGAATCGCAGCGAGACCGCGATCGCCACCGCCCGGCGGGTCGATGACGCCACCCACATCCGCGCCATGGAGAAGGCCTGCGACGAACTCGAAACCGGCTGATCCATGCTCGTCGTCCACCACCTCAGCAATTCGCGCTCCCAACGCATCCTCTGGCTGCTGGAAGAACTGGACGTGCCCTACGAGATCAGGTTCTACGAACGCGAAGGGCGAAGCCACCTCGCCCCGGAGGAACTGAAGTCGGTCCATCCGCTTGGGAAATCTCCCGTGATAACCGACGAGGACCGCCCGGTGGCCGAGTCCGGCGCGATCGTCGACTACATCGTCCGCCGCCATGGCCGGGGCAGGCTCGCGCCCCCACCGGACAGCTGGCTCTACGACCAGTACGTGCAATGGCTGCACTACGCCGAAGGATCGGCGGCACTGCCCCTGATCATGAAAGGGTTGACCTCGTACCTGGGAGGCATGTGGCGCCCGCTCAAGGAGCGCGTCGATACCGAGCTGGACACCCACTTGAATTACATCGACCGGAGTCTCGCGGAGCGCGACTACCTGGTGGGAAACGCATTCTCCGCCGCGGACGTGCAGATGAGCTTCATCGGCGAACTGGCGGCGGTCCGGACCGACAGGAGCCGGTTCCCGAACCTCGATGCATGGGTACGCCGGCTCCAGAGCCGCCCGGCCTACCGAGCCGCCATCCGGCGGGGAGGACCCTATGCGCTCGAAGGCGGATGATGAAAAACCGCTGTCTCCGTTCCCGGCAGCGTTTGAAAGTCCACGGCCGTCAACCGGGTGTTCCGGCCATCCAATCGAGAGACTTCCGATGTCCAGCAACATGTATGACGACACGGTCCCCGCGCTGTTGCGGGGGCTTGGCGTCCTTCAGTCGTATCTGCACAAGATGCAGGCGGCCGTGGACGCCGGCCAGTTCAGCGCCGAAGAACTGCTTCAGGCACGCCTGGCGGACGACATGCTTCCCCTCGGCCGCCAGTTCCAGATCGCCAGCGACAACGCGAAGAACGGTCCCGCCCGCCTGGTCGGCCAGGACGCGCCCTGGTTTGCCGACGACGAACGGACGATCGGGGAATACAGCCACCGGATCGAAAAGACGATCGCGTACCTGCGCACATTGACGCCGGAGCTGTTCGAAGGCAGCCAGGCGCGGATGATCGACCAGTCATACCGGCACGCGGGCTCCGCCATGTCCGGAGGGGACTACCTGCGCGCCCTGCTGCTGCCCAACTTCTATTTCCATGTCGCGGTGGCCCACTCGATCCTGCGCCACGAGGGCCTGCGGCTGGGCAAGAGCGACTATCTCGGCGCACTGCCCGGACAGACCACGACTCCGGCCGGCGATGCCCTCGCGATACGGTTCCTGACCCGCCCCGAAAGCATCCAGTGGCTCGCTGACAACGGCCTGCCGGAGGTGCCATCGACTGAAGAGCTTGGAAAGAGCCACTTCCAGTTCGACCTGCAGCCGCTTCCGGTGAGGCTGTCAGACCTGGTCGGCTCGCTGATGGAAGACCTCGGCGCATTCGAG
Protein-coding regions in this window:
- a CDS encoding ferritin-like domain-containing protein, with amino-acid sequence MNQLKGGRRNFLTQAGVATLGVATAGLFTGKAVAATTVRPGDVGVIQTALALEHEGIAAYRIAGKSGLLSPGTLKLALVFMGHHQAHRDSLARLVATAGGKPVEPKTDSQYIAELKLGSLKSEGDVVALATMLERGAASAYIGQIQALKDPGLAKLFASISADEAIHWTTLNNAAGTPIPTSAYVFG
- a CDS encoding DUF1993 domain-containing protein, whose translation is MSSNMYDDTVPALLRGLGVLQSYLHKMQAAVDAGQFSAEELLQARLADDMLPLGRQFQIASDNAKNGPARLVGQDAPWFADDERTIGEYSHRIEKTIAYLRTLTPELFEGSQARMIDQSYRHAGSAMSGGDYLRALLLPNFYFHVAVAHSILRHEGLRLGKSDYLGALPGQTTTPAGDALAIRFLTRPESIQWLADNGLPEVPSTEELGKSHFQFDLQPLPVRLSDLVGSLMEDLGAFEGGLLLLDDWIWDDEYEGDPSEPYRQAHNEARPLNEVPGLLLGKSARQDTVALLTLLVERKWSGQLYFAPGATILRIVGGDRAHVSTANPEAERLVRYRLAVSGGDIVPI
- a CDS encoding c-type cytochrome; the protein is MTLFRASIRLGGLLFAGLLAVAARAQTPPDDVAAGQTLYVNTCGGCHSVDTDRIGPRHRNVVGRVVASVPGYDYSPALKKLGGTWTPARLDQWLSGTQKMAPGSRMYLALDDATARRLIITYLQSVSLPAASGDSRTASQSRH
- a CDS encoding NADP-dependent oxidoreductase → MKAIVVTDQAAGTAGMTLVERPEPQPAINDVVVEVHASGFVPTELAWPSTWTDRHGRGRTPSIPGHELAGVVTALGYGTTGLSVGQRVFGLADWYRDGTLAEYVAMEARNLAPLPGDVDFTLGASLPISGLTAWQGLFQHGRLQAGQSVLVHGAAGAVGSMVAQLAREAGAYVIGTGRAADRQTALDFGAKEFVDLENDKLEDVGKVDLVFDLIGGDIGKRSAGLVRAGGTLVSIVGPVEAMPSEGLAIDFVVESDRSQLIEIVQRVRSGRLRTNIGTVSTLGNAVSAFNPTVRHTGKTIIRMRP
- a CDS encoding helix-turn-helix domain-containing protein; protein product: MRSTDFDKLFRRDPAASLPPYPPASLAERLLDSMDVRIEAFAICRIARDAALVIPAISDLKIMYVLKGTLHLSVDGSEPLVSPPGSIVLLPKNLSRTLTGKEPVIRTYSAQETIRMGIHNLMYLDAFAGDEYEIRVLCGRIQIGFANGFDAFDGLVRPISARPDNDVFIRSAFETMLDESRFRTAGSQTLANTLMKACLVELLRHDLDQLHRPGSSPAILVKPGVGRAVIAIFSQPAAMHTVASLAKAACMSRSAFAKAFVETTGTTPIEFVTRARLAKARDLIATTEASIASITTAVGFASRSHFSSRFRQRYGVDPTAYRRRTRQEAAPMPDGDPATLATGDQP
- a CDS encoding glutathione S-transferase family protein; amino-acid sequence: MLVVHHLSNSRSQRILWLLEELDVPYEIRFYEREGRSHLAPEELKSVHPLGKSPVITDEDRPVAESGAIVDYIVRRHGRGRLAPPPDSWLYDQYVQWLHYAEGSAALPLIMKGLTSYLGGMWRPLKERVDTELDTHLNYIDRSLAERDYLVGNAFSAADVQMSFIGELAAVRTDRSRFPNLDAWVRRLQSRPAYRAAIRRGGPYALEGG
- a CDS encoding OsmC family protein, encoding MIIEDTGLGLFQVEVRAQGASFLSDEPIASGGMASGPGPFDLLGAALGACTVMTIKLYARRKSIGVSHVQVMVTHHRDGASQRDVFERSIFIDGAITEDQRKLLLIAADRCPVSRTLCKGSDIVTNRSETAIATARRVDDATHIRAMEKACDELETG